One genomic window of Cannabis sativa cultivar Pink pepper isolate KNU-18-1 chromosome 2, ASM2916894v1, whole genome shotgun sequence includes the following:
- the LOC133034492 gene encoding uncharacterized protein LOC133034492, with amino-acid sequence MVLTRRSQERPDEEMESAHQVLSASNLAGNNGERPPRPGNGGTTTTAQTAGHGASGQTTVTGQTTTGRTTNATAAEGGATDGTTRRGNTRNFVPPTDGVGQAQTGRSPGIFTPRNEPHIPQTYPREVPTPRNQRERVVYGPKERPRNQEKTRSHPSNRVPRNNNRLPPADEEVLPGHHMGRDDSHNVRQRRSGGSRNNNGDHGRNSGRKPQRREWQPRDQRGQPRDGNDHPRNSRSRGRREDPEVNSDYHPNYSDGHGDDEAESRANNQPNPDLGGYQARGPYAPNRQHQPENPPQRGRNDQVPPPADGRADSQNAGGRPRTGSVFERVGPRGGRDLRDALNRNRDNRGSNIVNPPEPDKRDQANFGANIAQTATDPVIRLGWTS; translated from the exons ATGGTGTTAACCCGAAGATCTCAAGAGCGACCTGACGAAGAGATGGAAAGTGCCCACCAAGTTCTATCAGCGAGCAACCTCGCCGGAAACAATGGAGAACGACCCCCACGTCCGGGGAACGGCGGCACTACCACCACCGCTCAAACCGCTGGCCATGGAGCAAGTGGTCAAACTACAGTCACTGGACAGACAACTACTGGGCGTACCACCAATGCCACTGCCGCAGAAGGTGGTGCTACTGATGGCACCACCAGAAGAGGTAATACTAGAAATTTTGTCCCACCTACTGACGGTGTGGGCCAAGCTCAGACTGGCCGCAGCCCTGGCATCTTTACGCCGCGGAATGAACCCCAT ATACCTCAAACCTACCCTCGGGAGGTCCCTACCCCAAGGAACCAGAGGGAGAGGGTGGTCTATGGACCTAAAGAGCGCCCAAGGAACCAAGAAAAGACTAGGAGTCACCCCTCCAACAGGGTTCCCCGCAATAATAATCGACTACCCCCGGCTGATGAGGAAGTCTTACCCGGTCATCATATGGGACGCGATGACTCCCACAATGTCCGCCAAAGGCGGAGTGGTGGATCTAGAAACAATAATGGTGATCATGGCAGAAATAGTGGAAGGAAGCCCCAACGTAGGGAGTGGCAACCCCGCGATCAACGTGGCCAACCACGAGATGGCAATGATCACCCAAGAAATAGTAGGTCCAGGGGGAGAAGAGAAGACCCTGAGGTCAACAGTGACTACCATCCAAACTACTCTGACGGCCATGGTGATGATGAAGCTGAAAGTCGGGCTAACAACCAACCAAATCCTGATCTGGGGGGTTATCAAGCAAGAGGGCCGTATGCCCCTAATAGGCAACATCAACCTGAAAATCCACCCCAAAGGGGTAGGAATGACCAAGTACCACCCCCGGCTGATGGAAGGGCTGATAGTCAGAACGCTGGAGGAAGGCCAAGAACAGGGTCAGTTTTTGAACGGGTAGGCCCCCGAGGGGGTAGAGACCTGCGGGACGCCCTCAACAGAAATAGAGACAATCGTGGTTCCAACATAGTGAACCCACCTGAGCCAGACAAAAGGGACCAAGCGAATTTTGGTGCCAATATTGCTCAAACAGCCACAGATCCGGTGATCAGGCTCGGTTGGACAAGTTAA